From the Rhea pennata isolate bPtePen1 chromosome 1, bPtePen1.pri, whole genome shotgun sequence genome, the window CTGTCAAGCAATGtagttttctgaaagaaagtaTCTTCCATCCTAATCACAATTTCATTAAACTCTGTAAAAGACGGTCAATGAATAGACGATGATAAAGTGCATATATTCCATTTTGATATGGGCAAAGTAGTtctggactgaaaaaaaaattttatactGTAAAGTGAAAACCACACAAAAAATCCCACTATGGCTGTTTAGCACCCCACAATTAAGTTGTCCCACTGAGCAGTGcccaaaaataattttttcaagtTTCCTGTTAGCATAAAAAAGAGGAGCTtacagtatattaaaaataatggtttCTTTTAATTAGACTCTGATAATCGTGAATTTATGTAATCCTTGAAAACTACAGCTCCCCCAAGGCTAGCACATTGCCTTGACAACATGTAAGCAGCACGTATTTTACCCTTTGGATCCAGGCTTCAGGCTTGCAAAAGCTTTGGAGTTCTTTAGGGAATGTGAGATTTCgttgagaaaagaaataaaatgagagtcCCTCTCTGACTTCTTGGACTCAAAAATAACTACAATGGTAAAATGAGGTTCAGGACGAGTCAAAAAGTACGTGCTTTGGACTTTGTCATCATAGAAGTGAACAACCTTCTCCAAACTGTTGAGGTCAGAGGTTCTATCAGTCATAATCATGATTACATTGGGCCAGTGCATAACAGGCCTGTCACTGGGCAGAGACACCACTGCAGGGTACTGATCCACTCCTTTGGGGGCTTCCCTGTAAGAATGGGGATGATGATAACCATGTCCCTGAAAACTCTCCGATCCACGATTGTCAAAGATTAGGGAAACGTTGACAGCATCGTATTTCCGGATGAAACTGGAAATTTTCCCAAAGTAATCAGGATTTGTTTTAGCAGTcaaagttttcatttcagatgcTGTTGTTTGTCGACTGAGGGCCTCATGAAAGTAAAAGCTAAACTTGGCAAGGAGAATGTTTTTGAGTTTCATCAGCCAGAGGAAGAGGTATGGAGGTTGTACAGCCTTCTGAGACTGCCCTCCAAACAGATGCTTCTTAGTCTCTCTTTGCTTCTCAAAAATTTGGCCCCAAGTCTGTAGTTTTGTGTGAGCACTGTGCAAATTGACCAGGGATGGAAGGAACTTCCACTCTGAGATCTGAGCCTGAGCCTTTAAAAGATGTGCAAGCACATCTACTTCCAGCTGGAAACTGCTTTCAAGAGGACTGAGGATTGGATGATGAAATCTAGAAAACATAATAGTATTCAGAACATGAGAACTGTTGTAACAGTACTGAGATGATCAGCTAGTACATCAGTTCAcagccagaaaacaaaacatcaaagCAGACTATAGTATAAATCAAAGAACAATCTTATCAATTTAAAGACAATTCTTTTAGCATAATTTTGGCATAAACATACAGCATTCTTCATGTTTGACAAAAACACCTCCCACtcatttttaatcaaagcaAAGGAGCCATATTTGATCAATCCAAAAGTATTCACTGTTTATTATGATCCATGAAATACTATAGCACTGTTTAAATTCAGgtggttttgtttcagttttacattCCTTCTGGtgataaaatatgcttttatggTTCTAGTTGGTGTACTGTTGGTGTCTAGTAAGACATTAAGTCAAACCAAGGAAATTATCTAACAATACCAATTCATTGGCTATGTAGGAAAGCTATGAGGAAGTCAAGCTGAATCATCTCCAATAAAGAACAATCAATAGCTCTGCGACAAGATGTGATGATGCTTCTATTTAAGAAAAGGTAGATATAAcctcttccttcagaaaaataccCTGGGTCTTGATATTATCTTAAAACAGAGATGCTCATACTCAATTTCCCCAACTTTTAAGAGCTCATCTTCAGACAAAGTGAAAACCACTACATTATCCTCCTCAGCTCCCAGACATAGTACATACAATTGGTTTTGGAAATATCTGGCTCAGAACCAAAGGACTTAAATTCTAGTTCTCTCTTCTGGACTGTAGTAAAATTTTCTTCCCTCACCCTTCACTATTTTGTCCTTGACTTTCCATCAAGCTCTCtgcaaaaacattatttcttggCTTCTGAAAGCTGTCTGACAATTATATCACTATTTTCAAGCATACCTTTTTTTGACAGCCACAATACACATCTTGAAAGgatttgctattaaaataaattcagatttgaatcttaaagaaaattaaataatgagTATGGCAGACCAGTTGATGCACTATGTTCTGTAGGTTAGGTGACCTGCCACCTTCTGAACACAATATGCTGTTAGGAACGATCATGCCTTCCTTCTACAGCAGAGAATCCAATGACTACTGTCTTCTTTAGTGGGTTGAGAAGTCTGGAGCATAGTTGAACCTCTGAACAAAAAAGTGTCAATTAAAACTAATATCCTGCTAACACTCAACATTACGTATTTGCAGTGCTTTTGCTATCTAGCAGGAAAATGGTTTTGTTGTCATATGttagagaaggaaggaaaagcactATGCAACATTATTTCTTCCAGATACTCCCATCAAGTATTCATTTATAAGTTTCAACACACTCACAGTCAGACTGAGCTAAGGGTTACTCTTCAACCTTAAAAGCAACTAAAAAATTCATACTAATGCAGCACTGCTAAGTCTCCTGTATTAATGCTATGACGTACAGCTTCCCACTTTGCTTCATGGCTCAGTTAGTTTCATGTTTCATCGCATAGCAGAATTTGTTAAACTGTTTTAATCCAAAAATACACATCCCAGTCACAGCTGATAAGCTTGATATGGTTACAGAATAAATTAACAGGTTATGCACCATGTATATCTGTTGTAATTAACTTTCACAACACAGAGGTATCTGACTAATCTCAGCATCACATAAAACAAACAGgtttttacagtatttcagtaaGCCACTGTGTTAACAACTGAAGAACACAttgtaaaattgttttttttcccttaatcattttccaaagcagagatGCCTGGGTTGCTTTGTAGACTTTACAGAAGCCTCATTGTCCTACAGCTTTTTTCATCCTTCTACAAATCATACAATTTTACAAAATGGTGACGAgataaaaaacatttaacaaaaaatacatcAGGATAGGCTTACTAGTTATTTTCTcactggaaagagagaaaaaaaaaaagctttaaaacagcACCTGTATCAGCAGCAGGAtcctttaaattatttcaattaacATCCTAGCCAAACCAATAATTCAGAAAGTAGCTTCCCCAGTTTTATCTTAAAGAAACATAGAGGAAACAATGTTGACTTGTAAACAGCCCACACTAGACAATAAGTAGtaacaaaatagcttttcacTGTTCAAGAgttctgatttttcagacaAGAGCAATATGATTTGATCAATGATGGACAATTAGTACTTCCATTCCTTTACGAGTAAGTAGGTATTTGCTCTATGTTATCTGAACAGTTATTTGCAtatgtaaagaaagaaatcaaggcCAGAATCTATCTAGACAGCAAACATCTTGTCTGCTGACCGAAATAATGGTACATATCCTAAACTACCAATGAGGAACATACTGCCAGAACAGACAGGAGAAGGGTGAGTTTATTGGCCTTTCACCTGAGATAGTCTATAGACTATAATTATTAAGTATCTTCTAGCCAGCACACTTTGACATAACAACCACGAGAAActactgaaatatgaaaaaacacTTGGACTAAAGATACCACTATTCCACTTGTCCTTTAGAAACATTCTGTACCTTACTGAGGAAGGGCACACAGCAGTCATTGAACTAGCTTTAAGAGCATCTTCGAATGTCTCCATCTTAGAAATGGCTCATTAATCCGAAGCAAGATCATCACTATTTGCCCTGTGAGACACTGcctctgcgtgtgtgtgtgtgtgtgtgtgtgtgtgtgtggttatAACAGTGCATTAGAAGAGCAGACAGTGACACCGACATTTTCCACATAGCACcataaagcatttcaaaaataacataGTCTCCAGTTACTTTGTTAAAGCATCAATTTGAGTTTTCAGACTTAATATTGCTGTTGATTCACCACTTGCTCAGTACAAATGTCAGAAAGTATACTAtgtaaaatcaattttaaagaaaatttaccTCCTTTTACTCtttaagtttcatttttcattggaCAAAGAGCCCTGACATTGCAAGAGTTCACATATCAAGAATTGCCAAAAATCACTAGCACGATACTTAGATGTATTTTGACTTCATAATAGCACAATAATGCAGCAATTTGCCTAagctatttttagaaataagtGAGTCAGCTGCAGTGTTTAAGATTTGGAATGTCAGAAAGCAgcactgaattattttgatttttcctaTGCATACACTTTAAAAAACTAGGTTAatattcatgaaaaagaaaacctccGAACATTCACTACAAATTTCTTCCTAGCCACTATTTTGCTAATAAAAGATGGGAGGGGAGGAAATGGAtttgaaagttattttcctACAAAAGCTACCTCATTTTCcttgtaaaattaaaagctggaattttattctgttgaaGAGTCAGCCTCAAAATTTATCTCaaaacttttttgaaaagttaaacCACTATCACATGCAATGCTCCCATGTTTTATAAGCAAAATATCTATACCAAAATCAATAAAAAGCATCCTCGGATTCTTGTAATAAAACTATTAGACCTGAACTTCAAGAAATCATAAAAGGAGGGAACAGATAGTCAGAAGTGCTCCTTCTGGTCACTGCAACAATTCTCAATTTATTTCAGAGCACCATAAAGCCCTTCAAAGTGGACCaaacagctattaaaaacaaaaacaactccaAAAATAACATGTGAAGTGTGTTGTTTACCTGAAGATAGGCCTATATAGAATCTAATACATAGATTTTATAATTAAAGAAGTAGACATACATTCtagtctaaaaataaaatggtcaCATGTAAATAAGTATTTCTACATTCATCCTTACTGAAGCCCACATGGATTTACAGTTTGTTTCCCTGCTGCCCCTCACGAAACTGTGCAAGAattctttcatgttttatgAGGAAAATGACCCTTCTCTCCTTGCTGAATATTCATATGCTGGATATAAATTAAGGAATGAGGAAGGTAGCTCCTAGATCATGATGAGTAGAGagagtctctctttttttgcagGAAAGTCCTTCTTTTAGACCTATATTATGTGATGCTGCTCACCAGTGTGCATGAATTCATGCAAAAAGCTGTGCTGTTTAACAATCACAGGATAGCAAAGTCACTGGGCTTGCTTTGAATCTCAACCTCGTTTACTGCAGGTCATCATATACCGGAGCACTTACTGCCAACAAATAAGCACTGACCTTGAGCTGTATTTCTTTAAGATGGATTCCAAAATGTTTACCAGTTCTTCAGAGTTAATGAACTTTTGGGTGCTGAGCGTGTACATTTTTTCATAGAAGTCAGCAATTTCCATCCGAgcctgaacaaaaaaacagagctgttcAGACAGGTGAGAAAGCAGCTCTTCCAAGTGAGGAGCTGTTCCTCCTAGTGCATTGCGACCCGTCGCCACCACCTTCTTCAGCTCATTATGCAGAGATGTGTAGATGGTTCGGATGGAGTCCTTTCGGCTGAAGAATGACTGACCACCTGTTCAGATAAATATGGAGGTATTACCAAAATCCAGGGACAGCAAAGATAGACAGCAATATTGGAAAATTGTGTATAACTGTACTTGTTTATAACTAGTTGTTCTTAATTGCCGTTTGATCACAGTATTCTtgcatcaaaaataattttccacatattattttgcaaataacaGAATTAAATTATACACAGCATATCCAAAAGCATGTTATGTAATTAACTAAATTCATACTTGTCCTAAttcattttttagaaaatttttgCAGAAGCCCTTGGCTAACTCCTTCATATCTGCCTTAGCTATGGCATGACCCTTCTGAAACAAAGGGTTGAGGTAACTTTGCTAGCATCATATATGACCTGGAAATATTGTTATCAATGGAAGTCAAAGAATCAAGTCATCATTAATAGCCTCCATTGCTATTAATAACACCcgatcttttaaaaacatttctctcaACAATACCTCTTCAAACACGGAACATGCAATTTGGAAAGCAAACTTTAAATGAGAACCATATGACTATATTTGTGTTTATGAACTGAATGTTTCCAGTCCATATACAATCCAAATATAAACCAGAATTCCAAGATAAAACATCAAATCTACCTCAATAAGACAACATCACAGATCAATCCATAACTAAACAAACTACAAGCAATTTCCACGTTTAAAATTCCCCCCCAAAATGAGAAAGACAGAATTCAATGTTCCTCTCTACTTGACCTCTACTGACCTCATCTTGACAGTATTAAATAAAGGTAGTATCTTTGTACAGTCCTTTGTTAATATCAATTTAAATATCTTATTCATTGACCCTCTACgtttttttaaattctccaTACTGTCAAGATGAAGATACTACCCATACAAAGATACTACCTTTATTTAATAATCTCCATTTACAGGCAGACTTACAAATAAAATTCACTCATGAGCTGTAGCAGCATGAAATGCGGTAATTACGTAACAGCACCAGGATTGAATCTGAAGAACTGATAAAGGTATTCCAAATTTAGGCTCTGCTTTGAAACTGCCTAGAAATGTTGTAATGGTGGATAGTACTTTTCACGCCATTTTACACATATAATAATCAAAAGCAACATTAGCAATTtcaggcagaaagcagagaattgGTTGCCACAAAGAAACAGCTGCCTTCTCAAGCCACAGGCAGTGCCTTGGtcaggagaaatgaaaaatcttccATTGCTGTTGCTCAtgagatatatttaaaaaaattaaaaaaataaaaataaa encodes:
- the KICS2 gene encoding KICSTOR subunit 2 isoform X2; the encoded protein is MGESIPLGAPVPVEQAVLETFFSHLGIFSYDKAKDNVEKEREANKSAGASWLALLAGLAHLAAAEKAYHSMTFLGQKLGGQSFFSRKDSIRTIYTSLHNELKKLCFFVQARMEIADFYEKMYTLSTQKFINSEELVNILESILKKYSSRFHHPILSPLESSFQLEVDVLAHLLKAQAQISEWKFLPSLVNLHSAHTKLQTWGQIFEKQRETKKHLFGGQSQKAVQPPYLFLWLMKLKNILLAKFSFYFHEALSRQTTASEMKTLTAKTNPDYFGKISSFIRKYDAVNVSLIFDNRGSESFQGHGYHHPHSYREAPKGVDQYPAVVSLPSDRPVMHWPNVIMIMTDRTSDLNSLEKVVHFYDDKVQSTYFLTRPEPHFTIVVIFESKKSERDSHFISFLNEISHSLKNSKAFASLKPGSKGNVLVLGPDILGISLLF
- the KICS2 gene encoding KICSTOR subunit 2 isoform X3, whose product is MGESIPLGAPVPVEQAVLETFFSHLGIFSYDKAKDNVEKEREANKSAGASWLALLAGLAHLAAAEKAYHSMTFLGQKLGGQSFFSRKDSIRTIYTSLHNELKKARMEIADFYEKMYTLSTQKFINSEELVNILESILKKYSSRFHHPILSPLESSFQLEVDVLAHLLKAQAQISEWKFLPSLVNLHSAHTKLQTWGQIFEKQRETKKHLFGGQSQKAVQPPYLFLWLMKLKNILLAKFSFYFHEALSRQTTASEMKTLTAKTNPDYFGKISSFIRKYDAVNVSLIFDNRGSESFQGHGYHHPHSYREAPKGVDQYPAVVSLPSDRPVMHWPNVIMIMTDRTSDLNSLEKVVHFYDDKVQSTYFLTRPEPHFTIVVIFESKKSERDSHFISFLNEISHSLKNSKAFASLKPGSKGNVLVLGPDILGISLLF
- the KICS2 gene encoding KICSTOR subunit 2 isoform X1, which codes for MGESIPLGAPVPVEQAVLETFFSHLGIFSYDKAKDNVEKEREANKSAGASWLALLAGLAHLAAAEKAYHSMTFLGQKLGGQSFFSRKDSIRTIYTSLHNELKKVVATGRNALGGTAPHLEELLSHLSEQLCFFVQARMEIADFYEKMYTLSTQKFINSEELVNILESILKKYSSRFHHPILSPLESSFQLEVDVLAHLLKAQAQISEWKFLPSLVNLHSAHTKLQTWGQIFEKQRETKKHLFGGQSQKAVQPPYLFLWLMKLKNILLAKFSFYFHEALSRQTTASEMKTLTAKTNPDYFGKISSFIRKYDAVNVSLIFDNRGSESFQGHGYHHPHSYREAPKGVDQYPAVVSLPSDRPVMHWPNVIMIMTDRTSDLNSLEKVVHFYDDKVQSTYFLTRPEPHFTIVVIFESKKSERDSHFISFLNEISHSLKNSKAFASLKPGSKGNVLVLGPDILGISLLF